The following DNA comes from Musa acuminata AAA Group cultivar baxijiao chromosome BXJ1-4, Cavendish_Baxijiao_AAA, whole genome shotgun sequence.
ATGCCAGAAGATAATGTTTACCATATCTTTGTCGTCAACTCTGATATTTATGAATTCAGTGATGATGGGCTTAAGATAAGTAGCAATTGATGTGACCTGGATTATAGCATCCATCCGTGTGAATGGTTTCAAATGCTTATCTATGCATTCTTATGGAGTTCTGATATTTATCCAGCTGTCTGATTGTAGTTTGTGAGTGTTGGATTCTTCCAAGTAGTCAATGCAACATTAttctttttgaaaatattttttactttatttcaaCAAGGACATGGAAATAGCATTTATGCTTTCGAAATGTTTTCGCCTGCGAATATATAACTGCATACTGTCTTCCTGCGTAATCAGATTTGGATGATTGTCTGCTTTTGGTTCTCTTCTGTTTGTGCCCTTTGATTTTATTGTGTTGTACTAATGCTTGCCATTGTCGATGCCAGGCAGAGAAGATAGGACTGGACTACATGGATGTTGAAGGTTTAAAAAAGATGAACAAGAATAAGAAGCTGGTTAAGAAACTTGCTAAGAAGTACCATGCTTTCCTAGCATCGGAGGCTATCATCAAGCAAATCCCTCGGCTCCTTGGACCTGGTCTTAACAAGGCAGGCAAGCACTATTTCCTTTGACTCTTACTTCATTCTCGATGACCCTGAGCACCTTTGTTCGTGATGTTTTGAAAAAGAACCAATGTTTCAGTTGTGATATGTTCTGTTTTTTCctcatctttttcttgttttataaAGAGAATATTAATGTCACATTTGACATAGTAAAAAAAATCAACCAGTCAATAGTTACTATTATGAGTTGACTGGCAATACTACACTACATGCATATAGTGTTACAAGAATCGACTACTAATAAGCATCTAAAATTTATGTACTAAAGATTATCCTATTGGAAAGGAATTATTGGATTGTTATGACGGAGTTATGTTTTCAATCATTTGGTGGCACTATAAAATGCTTTTAGGCCCTTTGTAAATCTGTTCCCTTGATTCATATACCCATTGGAATGCAATATTTCAACTCTTTCCTCATGGAAACCATAGATAATTTTATAATGGTGGTATTGGTAttagtgatatttttttttttttggttggcaTTGAACTATGGTTGTCTATATGAGATTGCCCTATGCTCTCTGATTATAAGAAAGCTAAAGCAAACTAAGACTCAGAGATAACTATTAGTTgcaaattattgaaaaaagaagTTGAGTAGAATATACTTTGAAAACAAGGATTAGGTACAGTCACTATGTTTCCATTGTTCTTTGTTTGTTTTAACGCTCAGGTAACAATCTCCTATATGTTGAGCTTGAAATCTTGCTAATTTTTTCAAAAACTTCTACAATGTGTGCATTTCTTCCCCTCTTGGTTTACATCTTCGACTTGTGATGCAGGGAAGTTTCCCACACTGGTTACTCACCAGGAATCATTGGAGTCAAAGGTTAATGAGACAAAAGCGATGGTGAAATTTCAACTCAAGAAAGTTCTTTGCATGGGTGTTGCAGTGGGAAATTGCACGATGGAGGAGAAGCAGATCTTTCAGAATGTTCAGCTCAGCGTGAATTTTCTTGTGTCCTTGCTGAAGAAGAATTTGCAAAACGTAGGTTCCTGGACATCTCTaattgaattatctttatatcaaATGATTGATTATGTTTCATATTCATCTTACTTTGCCTTGAAATATTGTTCTCTTCACTTTTGTTCATGAAAGCTGGgtctttttgttttctgttttgaTGGCACTATGATCCTTTCTCCAGTTTATGCTAATCGAACTTAATCCGCTGGTTTTGGAGGAACTTCATGCTCATCTCTTTTTGGTTATTTCTTGTGGTTAGAATCACTCGAAAATTTGGACCACCACTTTGTAGCATTTGTAACATGTAATTTTTGTGCCACTAGGAGTTCTACTCGTTCATCTTTTTCCACAGCTTGCCTCGGGGTCTTGCTCCCACGGTGACCGCATTCTTTATCAGGCTGTCATGTTTCCTTTAATCTCCAAGAATCATTTTTAATCCATCATAATCTCATAAAATCTCATTTACTTGTTCAATTGTATCCATATGCCCCATTACTGATTCCGCAATGTCCTTGCCTACACAGGTGAGGTGCTTGTACCTGAAGAGCACCATGGGGAAGCCAAACCGAGTGTTCTAACTGGCTGCTGGTGATGGTTGATGAAATGGAAGTTCTACGCTCTTTCTCACATATTTGATTTATCAAGCACCAATGAAGAAAACTGAGAATACCAATCAAAATTTTGCTTATCAAGCGATGCAGAAAGATGGGAGTGTTTGAACACCATCAAAGTGTGTTCTTAATGTCTTGACAGACTTTGTGCATCTGATGCTTTCTTGTGGATTTTTCTGGCTTCTCTGTGTATTATTATTCCCTACTGAACCATTTAGTTTGTGTGTTATCCCATGAAAGTGGAACGATATTAACTTTACAAACATTTAATTATATCTATATACAATAAATTAATCaatattttcttatatatgtgtgtttgtttgtttgttgagAGTGTTGAGTTGATAAGATACGATTGTTTTGTATCAATTAGTATGAAAATATTCATAAAAGAGAATATTTCATTTATAGCAAAAtaactttcatatatatatatatatatatatatatatatatatatatatatatatatatatatatatatatatatatatatatatatatatatatattctctctttCTACAACACAATCAAATCAGCAGCACCAGTTTTACACGGAAAAAGCTCCTAATCATCTCTCTCATGTTGTGACTCTGTGCCTGCGCTATACACTCATCGCATACAGAGAGAGATACATCAATGGCTACAAGCTCTTTCTCCCGTCACGTCACGTGTCGtgcaaggcgtgaactcttatggGAAGCCCTCGTCGGAACTCCACGAAGGGGAAGGCGAACGCTTGGTCCGCCTCCGCCAGCTCCCACGTGTAGCTCAACACGAGATGGTGCAAGAACACGGCCATCTCCAGCTTCGCCAGCTCCGACCCAGCGCACAGACGAGGCCCGCCGCCGTAAGGCATGAAGCTGTTCGCCACCGCCGCCGCGTTGTTACTCTGCTGAAGACAAATCCGGTGCTCTAATGCAAAGCAGGTAAAACTATACATACTGCTTGCATCTATCTACacagtatacacatatatatttgtGATGATGCAGATTAGCTTAAAATATTCAAGCTGAGGTTGATATTgattgatgtatttttttatataattgatatgattgcatgaAAAATCTCTTATTGTATCATAATATATTCCTTAATTCTACAAATATTTTATCAATCTCATAGATAATAGATAATGAACCTATTAATTTTGTATAGCTCAAATTAGTGATCTAAAATGTTTGAACTCATCATATCCTTATCGATCATTCAAAGTCTTAATCCACTCCAGTTTACTTGTGTGCCTTTCTATGATATGTGTCCCCACCCAATTTTCCTTTTCTACAAAACTACATCATTGTGATATCGACATGCAAACTGGGCCacattatgatttgatatgccctCACCATTAGGCTTAGCTTATCATACAATCTATGTGTCTTGCAGGTCTTGGACACCCTACACACAGTCTCAAATGATCTATGGCATCGAATCTAATTAATCTGGTCATCGACAAGCATAGATATACTGGTGACAAGTATATATCAATCCAGCGTGGAAGCCAATTCCACTTCACCAAAGTGACAACATCGAACTAGCTAccacctccctccctccctcaatCGATTGGGTACAACAGTTCCATATATCCCAAGCTTTAATGTCGTATGTCACCTACTGTTCCGCTTTGTACAATAATAGGGTCACCATTCATCTCATCTCGATAGAGCACTTTGTAATGATGAATGCCACCCATAGTCTTGTAGGCCATGAATTGGAATGGGTCCTTCCGAGAAATTATTATCTGAATCTAACATAGATCTACATGCAATCATCCAAGTGTCGGTCAATCGAAATATTATGTTAGCGACTCATCTATCTATCGACTTAAACTTTTGGATAATTCGACAGTAACTCAAGTTCTAAAAATCTAACCTTATTTATAATCACGTATGTTGGATTAACTTGCTTATGATCACTCAAACTATGACTTGTCATACGACTTATGTGGCAGCATAGTAGCCTTACCTTTTTTATCGATC
Coding sequences within:
- the LOC135645500 gene encoding large ribosomal subunit protein uL1-like → MSKLQSDVLREAISQVVGDSREKKRKFTETVELQIGLKNYDPQKDKRFSGSVKLPHIPRPKMKVCMLGDAQHVEEAEKIGLDYMDVEGLKKMNKNKKLVKKLAKKYHAFLASEAIIKQIPRLLGPGLNKAGKFPTLVTHQESLESKVNETKAMVKFQLKKVLCMGVAVGNCTMEEKQIFQNVQLSVNFLVSLLKKNLQNVRCLYLKSTMGKPNRVF